Proteins encoded by one window of Hyphomicrobium nitrativorans NL23:
- a CDS encoding SH3 domain-containing protein, with amino-acid sequence MRAFKIIGAVVAFAAMGIAAAQAAPGYSTVNLNLRTGPDTEFPRVDVIPEGDPIEVLGCLRDESWCDIVWDGNRGWVFSEYIALDHRGDYVPLPDVGLSAFRIPVVRFAASDYWGRHYVGRPWYSERQRWYRHTPRVRQGWRAPPSGKRSPGWWRSGYQAPKGMRPPERGWKRPDRHRGGAQQHDRRQGDGRHHERRDGRGDNRHDGRHDHGRR; translated from the coding sequence ATGAGAGCATTTAAGATCATCGGTGCCGTCGTCGCGTTTGCGGCGATGGGCATCGCCGCGGCGCAGGCAGCGCCCGGATACTCGACCGTCAATTTGAACCTCAGGACAGGTCCGGATACGGAATTTCCGCGCGTCGACGTTATTCCGGAAGGCGATCCTATCGAAGTGCTGGGCTGTCTGCGCGACGAATCCTGGTGCGATATCGTCTGGGACGGCAATCGGGGCTGGGTGTTCAGCGAATACATCGCGCTGGATCATCGGGGCGACTATGTCCCGCTGCCCGATGTCGGTCTCTCCGCATTCCGGATTCCCGTGGTGCGGTTTGCAGCATCGGATTACTGGGGCCGCCACTATGTCGGCCGTCCCTGGTATTCGGAGCGTCAGCGCTGGTATCGCCACACCCCGCGTGTCCGTCAGGGATGGCGTGCACCGCCTTCGGGCAAGCGTTCGCCGGGATGGTGGCGCTCGGGCTATCAGGCCCCCAAGGGTATGCGTCCGCCGGAGCGTGGCTGGAAGCGTCCGGATCGCCACAGGGGCGGTGCGCAACAACATGACAGGCGTCAGGGTGACGGACGTCATCATGAGCGGCGCGACGGAAGAGGCGATAACCGCCACGATGGACGTCACGATCACGGGCGCCGCTAA
- a CDS encoding translocation/assembly module TamB domain-containing protein: protein MKKRIVKWLGRFAIAGGLSVLLVAASLATGPGQRSALKIASWAASSSDSAISFGTLEGSLFSNGSIDSIALSDRSGAWLEIRGIAFSWRPLALFSGRLHIENLTADAVDVARPPEQAEKKTDSGSTSLPLIRLVLARFEIGEINIAEAVTGEPLQLHAKADAHLVDPTQGLGAHLAIRRLDRPGGTATVHLTYRPETRDLDVSVAASEPGDGLVARLLELDGATLDLAFEGRGPLDAWRAKWSLAASGTPFVAGNALIDERDGGHDFAAQFEGYLTPLTPHPAVALAAGKTTGLLSGHWTDGRLDIEQAKLTNDALDLQGNGGIDTATTAAFGEVTARIGRADGEPLAFPIEGGEAVTLARADLSVFVPKSATARAVTANIAASDVAHGGRTVGRLSLNASAVQQQADVWRLDDIDMRLAATELHRAPGHEPHNIDIHVTGSAASDRLNLAFATDGLTGTMEGTTSGDTLSLDITAHLPDLARFAEPLAGAATLHTRLRGPADALDIGVSLSAENATLHGHPVANPSAELFGKKSADAFSGKLDARAGIAGQSLVAQSQFATAPNGATTVENLDVSLGDIRLTGDLAVSDNGKPSGRIAIDAPNLTALGAILNETVEGALTASFALSDAPNEPALAFDAQSAAIRYGDMRLKALQAKGRFDELSDDIEGNAELTVAAVTGGIDARNIRLTARGHGQTTDVAITGEANGAGLDMSGTLAPTGTGHDITLSKSTLRKETLTAVLAEPARIALADGEARIGKLAFVVGSGRIDIGGTASAGKLDIAARIASLPASVANAFAPEIGLGGTIDGTIDIAGTSDKPRASAQAIWRNASAASTRNALPPVTVEVTAKLANNRIEGEIETRGPENLVAATQGMLDLSPGGQLTATLSGDIPLALANASLAERAARISGRARLSGNVTGTLDAPSLAAALDIDDATVRDPESGLALKPVTARIRLSERGAVIERLEATSERGGTLSATGNLTLGQDGAPPALAVALDVSALRFDDRRLMAGELDGRFEIRGTPDDLAASGAIKLTRLDVTVPNALPRSISALDIRHVNAPARLQDEARAEKPGGRGGSQVALDIQLNAANRIFVQGRGLDVQLGGALRLGGTAAHPIANGAFSMERGRLAILGRQLDFRRGNINFYGSLEPLLDMEAAAQAGDVTVIVSVTGSSADPKFAFSSVPALPEDEVVARLLYNKDLAGLSPMQLAQLASEIDKIGGLSSGPGVLDQLKASVGVDVLDIGTDSKGAATVSAGSYVNESTYVGVRQGTAAGSSQVVIDHDLTKNLKARGELGADGESKIGIGFEWDY, encoded by the coding sequence ATGAAGAAGCGGATCGTAAAATGGCTTGGAAGGTTCGCGATAGCAGGCGGCCTGTCCGTGCTGCTTGTGGCCGCTTCGCTCGCAACGGGTCCCGGCCAGCGCTCCGCACTGAAAATCGCCTCATGGGCGGCATCGTCCTCCGACAGCGCCATCAGCTTCGGCACGCTTGAAGGATCGCTGTTTTCGAACGGCAGCATCGACAGCATCGCACTGTCCGACCGCAGCGGCGCCTGGCTCGAAATCCGCGGCATTGCGTTTTCCTGGCGTCCTCTCGCGCTTTTTTCCGGACGTCTCCACATCGAAAACCTGACGGCGGACGCCGTCGACGTCGCGCGTCCGCCGGAACAGGCGGAGAAGAAAACGGACAGCGGATCGACGAGCCTCCCGCTCATCCGCCTCGTACTCGCACGCTTCGAGATTGGCGAAATCAACATCGCGGAAGCCGTGACGGGCGAACCGCTGCAACTTCACGCCAAAGCTGACGCGCACCTCGTCGATCCAACGCAGGGCCTTGGTGCTCATCTCGCCATCCGCCGCCTCGACCGCCCAGGAGGAACGGCCACCGTTCACCTCACGTATCGTCCGGAAACACGGGATCTCGATGTTTCCGTCGCAGCCTCCGAACCCGGCGACGGGCTCGTAGCCCGCCTCCTTGAACTCGACGGCGCAACGCTCGACCTCGCATTCGAAGGCCGCGGACCTCTCGACGCTTGGCGCGCCAAGTGGTCTCTCGCGGCATCCGGCACACCGTTCGTGGCTGGCAACGCCCTCATCGACGAGCGCGATGGCGGACATGACTTCGCAGCACAGTTCGAGGGCTATTTGACGCCGCTCACGCCGCACCCGGCCGTAGCGCTCGCCGCAGGAAAAACGACGGGCCTCTTGAGCGGACATTGGACCGACGGACGGCTCGACATCGAGCAGGCAAAACTCACGAACGATGCCCTCGATCTCCAGGGAAACGGCGGGATCGACACAGCGACGACCGCAGCGTTCGGCGAGGTAACGGCCCGCATCGGCCGAGCGGATGGAGAGCCGCTGGCGTTCCCGATTGAAGGCGGCGAAGCCGTAACGCTCGCGAGGGCAGACCTGAGCGTCTTCGTTCCGAAAAGCGCAACGGCGCGCGCCGTCACCGCAAACATCGCGGCATCGGATGTGGCGCACGGAGGGCGAACCGTGGGCCGCCTTTCCCTGAATGCGTCCGCCGTCCAGCAACAGGCCGACGTCTGGCGCCTCGACGACATCGACATGCGTCTCGCCGCAACGGAGCTGCATCGGGCCCCAGGCCATGAACCGCACAACATCGACATTCACGTCACCGGCAGCGCGGCCTCGGACCGGCTCAACCTCGCCTTCGCGACGGACGGCCTTACAGGCACAATGGAAGGCACAACCTCCGGCGACACGCTCTCGCTCGACATCACGGCGCACCTCCCCGATCTCGCACGCTTTGCAGAACCCTTAGCAGGCGCAGCGACACTTCACACACGCTTGAGGGGCCCTGCCGACGCCCTCGACATCGGTGTCTCTCTCTCCGCCGAAAACGCCACCCTCCACGGACACCCAGTCGCAAACCCTTCGGCCGAGCTTTTCGGGAAGAAATCTGCCGACGCGTTTTCCGGCAAGCTCGACGCCCGCGCCGGCATTGCGGGCCAGTCACTTGTCGCCCAAAGCCAATTCGCAACCGCGCCGAACGGAGCAACAACCGTCGAAAACCTCGACGTTTCGCTGGGAGACATACGCCTGACAGGCGATCTCGCCGTAAGCGATAACGGCAAGCCTTCCGGCCGCATCGCCATCGACGCTCCGAACCTCACGGCCCTCGGCGCTATTTTGAACGAAACGGTCGAGGGCGCATTGACGGCCTCGTTCGCATTAAGCGACGCACCGAATGAACCCGCGCTCGCGTTCGACGCACAGTCCGCCGCCATCCGCTACGGCGACATGCGCTTGAAGGCCCTTCAAGCCAAAGGTCGTTTCGACGAACTCTCGGACGACATCGAAGGCAATGCCGAGCTGACGGTGGCCGCCGTCACGGGCGGTATCGACGCCAGAAACATCCGCCTCACTGCGCGCGGGCACGGACAAACTACCGATGTCGCGATCACGGGCGAGGCGAACGGCGCAGGCCTCGACATGAGCGGAACGCTCGCACCGACCGGCACGGGGCACGACATCACTCTCTCTAAATCGACGCTGAGAAAAGAGACGCTCACCGCCGTCCTGGCGGAACCGGCACGCATCGCACTCGCAGACGGCGAAGCACGCATCGGCAAGCTCGCGTTCGTGGTCGGATCGGGCCGCATCGACATCGGTGGAACGGCCAGCGCTGGAAAACTCGATATCGCGGCACGCATCGCCAGCCTCCCGGCCAGTGTCGCAAACGCGTTCGCGCCCGAGATCGGCCTCGGTGGCACAATCGACGGCACAATCGACATCGCGGGCACATCCGACAAACCGCGTGCAAGCGCGCAGGCGATATGGCGAAACGCGTCTGCGGCGTCCACGCGAAACGCCCTTCCGCCGGTGACGGTCGAAGTTACCGCAAAGCTCGCGAACAATCGCATCGAAGGCGAAATCGAAACGCGGGGTCCGGAGAATCTCGTCGCCGCGACACAGGGCATGCTGGATCTCTCGCCGGGCGGCCAGCTCACGGCGACGCTATCGGGAGACATCCCGCTCGCGCTCGCCAACGCGTCGCTGGCCGAACGTGCAGCGCGCATCTCAGGACGAGCACGCCTCTCCGGCAATGTCACCGGCACGCTCGACGCTCCGTCTCTCGCCGCCGCCCTCGACATCGACGATGCGACCGTCCGCGATCCTGAAAGTGGCTTGGCACTGAAGCCGGTGACGGCGCGCATCCGCTTGAGCGAGCGTGGCGCCGTCATCGAGCGACTGGAGGCCACGAGCGAACGTGGCGGCACATTGAGCGCCACCGGAAACCTCACGCTCGGCCAGGACGGCGCGCCGCCGGCGCTCGCCGTCGCGCTCGACGTTTCCGCGCTGCGCTTCGACGACCGTCGCCTCATGGCGGGCGAACTGGACGGACGCTTCGAAATCCGCGGCACACCCGACGATCTCGCCGCTTCCGGCGCGATCAAGCTCACACGGCTCGACGTCACCGTGCCAAATGCTCTGCCGCGCTCGATCTCGGCACTCGACATTCGCCACGTCAATGCTCCGGCTCGTCTCCAAGACGAGGCACGCGCCGAAAAGCCCGGAGGAAGAGGCGGATCGCAAGTCGCGCTCGACATTCAATTGAATGCCGCCAACCGCATTTTCGTGCAGGGGCGCGGCCTCGACGTTCAACTCGGCGGCGCTCTCCGTCTGGGCGGAACGGCTGCCCACCCCATCGCAAACGGCGCATTCTCGATGGAACGCGGACGCCTCGCCATTCTCGGGCGGCAGCTCGATTTCCGGCGTGGAAACATCAATTTCTACGGATCTCTAGAACCGTTGCTCGATATGGAAGCAGCCGCGCAAGCCGGCGATGTAACCGTGATTGTCAGCGTGACGGGCTCGTCCGCCGACCCCAAGTTCGCGTTCTCATCCGTGCCCGCACTTCCCGAAGACGAAGTGGTCGCGCGCCTGCTGTACAACAAGGATCTCGCCGGCCTCTCCCCGATGCAACTCGCCCAGCTCGCAAGCGAGATCGACAAGATCGGAGGGCTATCGAGCGGACCGGGCGTTCTCGACCAACTCAAGGCGTCCGTCGGCGTCGATGTGCTCGATATCGGAACCGACAGCAAAGGCGCGGCCACCGTGTCGGCCGGCAGCTACGTGAACGAGAGCACCTATGTCGGTGTGCGGCAAGGCACGGCCGCCGGATCGAGCCAGGTCGTCATCGACCACGACTTGACGAAGAACCTGAAAGCCCGTGGCGAACTCGGCGCAGACGGCGAAAGCAAGATCGGCATCGGCTTCGAATGGGATTACTGA
- a CDS encoding autotransporter assembly complex protein TamA — translation MALCLLLVLLGTPSAQAVEVFGVRLFGAEPVVDGVAYSVAIDVENDDTGLTAAISETSLLIEQQKTGAPDRASLVARARADRDRLSAALQSEGRFAAIVSIEIDGTALDDVLAALTEDTNEAAPAAVRIAVEPGPAFLFGLMSFTQTIPTPVAPPMNPEVYGLIMGEPARPPVIAAAIDKLVEEWRSAGYPFAQVAHRDITADHATAEVRVDVEIAPGDPAVYGWVNVVGSHELSSAKVADYSAIEPGRPFNPADLTKSRERLRKLESIESVRIIEGDAVGPDGAIPITFDVSERKPRYFGGTAALSTLDGTEFTAYWGHRNLFGEGERLRIDASVARIGTDGWDGLEYRTGAVYAKPGILDIDTDLFAEFRLEREAPDAYESYAGFVKLGLSHRFNPDLEGSIAVSGRQSRIEDAFGTRSFSVLSLPADLVYDTRDNRMDPTGGFHALASVTPSADVANSNAYVASRVQAASYLPFDEERRAVLAGRVSFESVAGASLADVPATDRIFAGGGGSVRGYEYRSLGPIEAGRVTGGLSLLAASLELRLRVTPAIGIVPFIDIATVSDNAFPTFSDATYVGAGIGLRYFTALGPVRLDVALPLTEKDGRDDFGIYVGLGQAF, via the coding sequence TTGGCTCTCTGCCTCCTTCTGGTGCTGCTCGGCACGCCCTCGGCTCAGGCTGTGGAAGTGTTCGGCGTGCGTCTGTTTGGAGCGGAGCCCGTCGTTGACGGCGTCGCCTATTCCGTCGCCATCGACGTCGAAAACGACGACACCGGCCTCACGGCCGCGATCTCTGAGACGTCGCTGCTCATCGAACAGCAAAAGACTGGCGCGCCCGACCGCGCGTCTCTCGTCGCGCGCGCCCGGGCGGATCGGGACAGGCTGTCGGCGGCGCTCCAATCCGAAGGCCGTTTCGCCGCGATCGTGTCCATCGAGATCGACGGCACAGCGCTCGACGACGTTCTCGCGGCGCTCACGGAAGATACGAACGAAGCGGCACCGGCGGCCGTCCGCATCGCCGTCGAGCCCGGGCCTGCATTCCTCTTCGGTCTGATGTCGTTCACGCAGACGATCCCGACGCCCGTCGCACCGCCCATGAACCCGGAGGTCTACGGCCTCATCATGGGCGAACCGGCGCGGCCCCCCGTCATTGCAGCCGCTATTGACAAGCTGGTCGAAGAGTGGCGGTCCGCGGGCTATCCGTTCGCGCAGGTCGCCCATCGCGACATCACAGCGGACCATGCCACGGCCGAAGTCCGCGTCGATGTCGAAATCGCACCGGGCGATCCGGCGGTGTACGGCTGGGTCAACGTCGTGGGCTCGCACGAGCTGTCGAGCGCCAAGGTCGCCGACTACAGCGCCATAGAACCGGGCCGCCCCTTCAACCCCGCGGATCTGACGAAATCCCGCGAACGCCTGCGTAAACTCGAAAGCATCGAAAGCGTGCGCATCATCGAAGGCGACGCAGTGGGTCCCGATGGCGCCATTCCGATCACCTTCGACGTGAGCGAAAGAAAGCCGCGTTATTTCGGCGGCACCGCCGCACTTTCCACGCTCGACGGTACGGAGTTCACCGCCTATTGGGGCCACCGAAACCTGTTTGGCGAAGGCGAGCGGCTGCGCATCGACGCGTCCGTCGCGCGCATCGGAACGGATGGATGGGACGGGCTCGAATACCGCACAGGCGCCGTCTACGCGAAACCCGGCATCCTCGACATCGACACCGACCTGTTCGCGGAATTCCGTCTGGAGCGCGAAGCGCCCGACGCTTACGAGAGCTATGCCGGTTTCGTAAAGCTCGGTCTCTCACACCGCTTCAATCCGGATCTTGAAGGCTCGATCGCGGTGTCGGGCCGCCAGTCTCGGATCGAGGATGCGTTCGGCACGCGGAGCTTCTCGGTGCTCTCGCTGCCAGCCGATCTCGTCTACGACACCCGCGATAATCGCATGGACCCGACAGGCGGCTTCCACGCGCTCGCAAGCGTGACGCCGTCGGCGGACGTCGCGAATTCGAACGCCTACGTGGCGAGCCGCGTGCAGGCCGCGAGCTATTTGCCCTTCGACGAAGAGCGCCGCGCCGTCCTCGCGGGCCGCGTCTCGTTCGAAAGCGTGGCCGGCGCATCCCTGGCGGACGTCCCTGCGACGGACCGCATCTTCGCAGGCGGCGGCGGTTCCGTGCGCGGTTACGAATACCGCAGTCTGGGACCGATAGAGGCTGGCCGCGTCACCGGCGGCCTCTCGCTGCTCGCGGCTTCGCTCGAACTGAGACTTCGCGTGACGCCAGCCATCGGCATCGTTCCCTTCATCGACATCGCCACGGTTTCCGACAACGCATTTCCGACGTTTTCCGACGCGACCTATGTGGGCGCGGGCATCGGCCTGCGCTACTTCACGGCCCTCGGCCCCGTGCGCCTCGACGTGGCCCTGCCGCTCACCGAGAAGGACGGCCGCGACGACTTCGGAATCTATGTCGGCCTCGGGCAGGCCTTCTGA